From Microtus pennsylvanicus isolate mMicPen1 chromosome 10, mMicPen1.hap1, whole genome shotgun sequence, one genomic window encodes:
- the Lad1 gene encoding ladinin-1 produces MSVSRKDWSALSSLARQRTLEDEEEQERERRRRHRNLSSTTDDESPKVTQNGAQRSVERLPSVEEAEVPKPSPTASKDEEEDIQAILRTRKERRQRRQVIEAVQAPVQETLEGEKDSPDPEQTSTQPLVPKKKVEPLPRRRLSREQRGPWAQEEEPLKGRELGGGGKELPEEAEVQQKTLVSEKAPGPEKTPVPAKRLTSEKSCPSEKGAATEKASPAEKKHSPEKLVPERTSVSDKSPIPEKTLTSLKTAVPEKRPAPVLDKAVVSEKMQERRLVSEKASIFEKSLVSETKLTSKKATASEQPPGPGGSQATTREPRGRAVPGKSPPSSAEQCTTDPPTKASRFPPITLQVKIPSKDEEADISSPTLLTYSSSLKRSSPRTISFRMSPRKDNSETTLTRSASVRLPASTVKLGEKLERYHTAIQRSESVRSPGSSRTEVLVTPAGVASKRHLFEKELAGQSRTEPTIRKENLRLSGVVTSRLNLWISKTQDSGDQGAQEVQKEASVTRRAQWGNKSAMSLDAEV; encoded by the exons ATGTCGGTCAGCAGAAAGGACTGGTCCGCGCTGTCCAG CCTGGCCAGGCAGCGGACTTTGGAGGATGAAGAGGAACAGGAGCGAGAACGCAGGCGGAGGCAccgcaacctgagttcaaccacAGACGATGAATCTCCAAAAGTGACCCAGAATGGAGCTCAGAGATCTGTGGAGAG GCTTCCCAGTGTGGAGGAAGCAGAGGTCCCCAAGCCATCACCCACAGCCTCCAAAGATGAAGAGGAAGACATACAGGCCATCCTTAGGACTCGTAAGGAACGGCGACAGAGGCGGCAGGTGATAGAGGCTGTCCAGGCTCCGGTGCAGGAGACGCTAGAGGGGGAAAAGGACAGCCCAGACCCCGAGCAGACCTCGACGCAGCCCCTTGTGCCTAAGAAGAAAGTGGAGCCCCTGCCTCGCCGGAGACTGAGCCGGGAGCAGCGAGGCCCTTGGGCCCAGGAAGAAGAGCCCCTAAAGggaagagagcttgggggagggggaaaggagctTCCAGAGGAGGCAGAGGTCCAGCAGAAGACCTTGGTCTCTGAGAAAGCGCCTGGCCCAGAGAAGACTCCAGTGCCTGCCAAGAGACTGACTTCAGAGAAATCCTGCCCCTCAGAGAAGGGAGcagccacagagaaagcatcCCCGGCTGAGAAGAAGCACAGCCCAGAGAAGTTGGTTCCAGAAAGAACGAGTGTGTCAGACAAGTCGCCCATCCCCGAGAAGACACTCACGTCTCTGAAGACAGCAGTACCAGAGAAAAGGCCTGCTCCAGTTCTAGATAAAGCCGTGGTCTCTGAGAAGATGCAAGAGAGGAGGCTGGTGTCAGAGAAAGCATCCATCTTTGAGAAGTCACTAGTCTCAGAGACAAAGCTGACTTCAAAGAAGGCAACAGCCTCAGAGCAGCCCCCAGGCCCTGGAGGAAGCCAGGCCACCACAAGGGAGCCCAGAGGAAGGGCTGTCCCTGGGAAAAGCCCACCTTCCTCTGCAGAGCAGTGTACAACAGACCCTCCGACTAAGGCTTCTCGCTTCCCACCCATCACACTCCAG GTGAAAATTCCCAGCAAGGATGAAGAGGCAGACATATCCTCACCTACTCTGCTCACCTACAGCAGCTCCCTCAAACGCTCCAGCCCCAGGACCATCTCCTTTCGG ATGAGCCCCAGGAAAGACAACTCAGAAACAACCTTAACCCGCAG TGCCAGTGTGAGGCTGCCAGCTAGCACGGTGAAGCTGGGAGAGAAACTGGAGAGATACCACACAGCTATACAG AGATCCGAATCTGTCAGGTCTCCAGGCTCCTCCCGCACAGAGGTTCTTGTGACTCCTGCCGGTGTAGCCAGCAAGCGCCACCTCTTTGAGAAGGAGCTGGCAGGCCAGAGCCGCACAGAACCAACCATCAGAAAG gagAATCTGCGACTGTCAGGGGTTGTGACATCAAGACTTAACCTGTGGATCAGCAAGACCCAGGATTCTGGAGACCAGGGCGCTCAG GAGGTACAGAAAGAGGCATCCGTCACCAGGAGGGCTCAATGGGGAAACAAATCAGCCATGTCCCTGGATGCCGAG GTGTGA